The stretch of DNA TATGAGTCCATGGCATTCGGAGTTTGACTGAGCTTGGTAACCCTTGGCGGGCCCCGCACCCAATCAGTGCTCTACCTCCACGACTCTTTTCTTCCGAGGCTAGCCCTAAAGCTATTTCGGGGAGAACCAGCTATCTCCGAGTTCGATTGGAATTTCTCCGCTACCCCCACCTCATCCCCGAACTTTTCAACGTTCGTGGGTTCGGGCCTCCAGTGCGTGTTACCGCACCTTCACCCTGGACAGGGGTAGATCACACGGTTTCGGGTCTACGCCCACGTACTCAACTCGCCCTATTCAGACTCGCTTTCGCTGCGGCTTCGGCTCTTCACCTTAACCTTGCACGGGAACGTAACTCGCCGGTTCATTCTACAAAAGGCACGCCATCATCCATATAGAGGACTCTGACTTCTTGTAAGCACACGGTTTCAGGTTCTGTTTCACTCCCCTTCCGGGGTGCTTTTCACCTTTCCCTCACGGTACTGCTTCGCTATCGGTCGCTAGGGAGTATTTAGCCTTACCAGATGGTCCTGGCGGATTCATACGGGGTTTCACGTGCCCCGCACTACTCGGGATCCGTCTCGGAGGGATTAGAATTTCGGTTACAGGGCTTTTACCTCTTCTAGCGGGCCTTTCCAGACCTCTTCGCCTACCCTAATCCTTTGTAACTCCATGTGAGACGTCCCACAACCCCAGAGAGCAAGCTCTCTGGTTTAGGCTGTTCCGCGTTCGCTCGCCGCTACTGACGGAATCACTCTTGTTTTCTCTTCCTCAGGGTACTTAGATGTTTCAGTTCCCCTGGTCTGCCTCTTCACACCCTATGTATTCAGGTATGAGTGACTGGCTATTACACCAGCCGGGTTTCCCCATTCGGACATCCCCGGATCAAAGCTTGCTTACAGCTCCCCGAGGCCGTATCGTTGTTCGCCACGTCCTTCTTCGGCTCCTAGCGCCTAGGCATCCTCCGTGTGCTCTTAATAGCTTAACCTAATCGCTCGGATTTTGGGCCGATACGCTCTGTTGTTCCTTGGTTTCTCGATTGAAATGAATCAAAGTTGAAACCCACTCACAAAGGATCGATCGTCTCCAAAATACCTCGCTCTGTAGCTATCACTTCACTTGTTCTCTTCGATCACAAGTTTCAGCTAAAGAAATGTTTCTAAAACGCAATTTCGTTTCGTTATCCAGTTTTCAAGGATCAAAGCAGTTTCATAGAAACTGCGACCTGTGTGAATTTCGGTCAATCCCATTGGGTTGATGAAATTCATGCAGATCCATTTTGAGAGTTTGAGCTCTCAAAACTGACCAACGAGTGAGATCACAAGCTTTACAAAGTAAAGCTACTTCGAAAGCAGGTGTTTAGCCCAAGGGCTTTATTTGAATGTCTTCACCACCGAAGACGATTCTCCATAGAAAGGAGGTGATCCAGCCGCACCTTCCGATACGGCTACCTTGTTACGACTTCACCCCAATCGTCTACCCCACCTTCGGCGGCTGGCCCCCTTGCGGGTTACCTCACCGACTTCGGGTGTTGTAAACTCTCGTGGTGTGACGGGCGGTGTGTACAAGACCCGGGAACGTATTCACCGCGGCATGCTGATCCGCGATTACTAGCAATTCCGACTTCATGCAGGCGAGTTGCAGCCTGCAATCCGAACTGAGACCGGCTTTTCTAGGATTCGCTCCAGATCGCTCCTTCGCTTCCCGTTGTACCGGCCATTGTAGTACGTGTGTAGCCCAGGTCATAAGGGGCATGATGATTTGACGTCATCCCCACCTTCCTCCGGTTTGTCACCGGCAGTCACTCTAGAGTGCCCAGCTTGACCTGCTGGCAACTAAAGTTAAGGGTTGCGCTCGTTGCGGGACTTAACCCAACATCTCACGACACGAGCTGACGACAACCATGCACCACCTGTCTCCTCTGTCCCGAAAGAAAGGTACATCTCTGTACCGGTCAGAGGGATGTCAAGACCTGGTAAGGTTCTTCGCGTTGCTTCGAATTAAACCACATACTCCACTGCTTGTGCGGGTCCCCGTCAATTCCTTTGAGTTTCAGTCTTGCGACCGTACTCCCCAGGCGGAATGCTTAATGTGTTAACTTCGGCACCAAGGGTATCGAAACCCCTAACACCTAGCATTCATCGTTTACGGCGTGGACTACCAGGGTATCTAATCCTGTTTGCTCCCCACGCTTTCGCGCCTCAGCGTCAGTTACAGCCCAGAGAGTCGCCTTCGCCACTGGTGTTCCTCCACATCTCTACGCATTTCACCGCTACACGTGGAATTCCACTCTCCTCTTCTGCACTCAAGCCACCCAGTTTCCAGTGCGACCCGGAGTTGAGCTCCAGGATTAAACACCAGACTTAAATGGCCGCCTGCGCGCGCTTTACGCCCAATAATTCCGGACAACGCTTGCCCCCTACGTATTACCGCGGCTGCTGGCACGTAGTTAGCCGGGGCTTTCTTCTCAGGTACCGTCACCTCAAGAGCAGTTACTCTCTCAAGCATTCTTCCCTGGCAACAGAGCTTTACGATCCGAAAACCTTCATCACTCACGCGGCGTTGCTCCGTCAGACTTTCGTCCATTGCGGAAGATTCCCTACTGCTGCCTCCCGTAGGAGTCTGGGCCGTGTCTCAGTCCCAGTGTGGCCGTTCACCCTCTCAGGTCGGCTACGCATCGTCGCCTTGGTGAGCCGTTACCCCACCAACTAGCTAATGCGCCGCAGGCCCATCCGTAAGTGACAGATTGCTCCGTCTTTCCCAAATCCCTCATGCGAGGAACTTGTGTATCCGGTATTAGCTACCGTTTCCGGTAGTTATCCCAGTCTTACAGGCAGGTTGCCTACGTGTTACTCACCCGTCCGCCGCTAAGTTACTTAGAAGCAAGCTTCTAATTAACTCCGCTCGACTTGCATGTATTAGGCACGCCGCCAGCGTTCGTCCTGAGCCAGGATCAAACTCTCCAATAAGGTTTTTTCGAGGTGACATCTTCATCGAATTGCTTCGAGAAAATAACCATCCGAAAATGTATTGAATAAGCTGATGACTCATTTTGAAACTGACGAGAAAGGATCGAATTTCAAATCGAGATGGATTTGAAATTCATCCGTTATTTCTCATTTATATCTCACTCGTTGTTCAGTTTTCAAAGATCAAACTTTCTCGCTTTTCATCATCACCGCATCTCAGCGGCGACTTTTATAATATATCATGTATTACTTCGTTTTGCAAGAGTTTTTTTAATTTATTTATTACTTATTAAAATTCATGCTCTTGCCGAGTTGCTCCCAAAAGGGAACGGAAATTAATTTATCATATATTCGCCCAGATAGTCAACATCCAATTTTATACTACTGCTTGACGGGCATTGCCTTATTACGTCTTGCATATTTTGAAAGCTCTTTGGAAGGAGCAAAGCGGGCATACATTCTGAATACGGTATTATATCTTTTGGCTATAGCATTCCGTACTTCCTGATCTAGCCTCTGGTCACTTAAATCAAAAAGCATCTCATCAAGCTCCTTGCGCAGCACATAATCCAGTTCCCTGCATTCTTTCTCGTTTAATAGCATTCCAAGCATATCCATCTCTCCTTTAGCTCCACTGCAATGTAAATTTAGTATGGGTAAGGGTCCTAGTAAGGTTGATTACCCCTATTCATGTTGGCATGAACCCGCTTCTGAATAACAGCTTTATTGTTATGCTCACATTTTTGTAAAAATATGATTCCTCAGCTAAATTCACACTGATTTTTCTTAATCAGCGAATCAAGTACAGCGTTATCGTGCTCTCGATTCCTGCCGCAATCAGAAGCAGCACAATGATCCAGAACGATGCCCTTATGGCTGAACCCATAAACGCTCCCCAGCTCTCTTTGTCGCTTCTCCTCCCTGTTAATCCTTCTCCTATGCTCCTCCAGACCTTGTATCCAAAGTGCAGACCAAAGGCTCCTGCAATCATAATAGCCGGAATTTCAATAATGCCATGTGGAAGTAAACCTTGAACAATGAGCCTAGTAATATCTTCTCCTCCCTGAGCAGCCGTCTGCAGCACATAACCAATCGCCATTCCATTGATCACCATAAATAACGCTGGAATGATGCCCAGAAGAGCCCCTGTGAATAGAACCAATACTCCTTTAACTGCATTGTTAATAAAAATGAACCTAAAAAAGCTTAACTCTTGATTGCTCTCTGTCTTCAATTGGGAGCTTATTTCACCGAGCTTCTCAACCTGCGCTCCTATAAACTGCTGCAAGAACTCAGCGTTTACTGTACCCCAATAGACTCCCGCCGCAAAGAGAAAAACCGACAATAGAAGTGACTTTCGATACTTGATCAGATCCTTAGCAAACCGGTGTACTGACATATGCTTTTAGTTTTCCTCCACTCTTCAACTTTTCTTCTAATACAAACTGTTTCATTTCAATATTTCCTCCCCAGAAAATCATGACCAAGCTGTCATATCGAAAGAGGGTCCAAGCATACATTATACCAATTGAGACTTAAGCATGTTGTGGAGATACCTACGTATATTTTCAAACCAGAGAGGGGCAGGCCAAGGAATGAACAATTTTTTTTATGTCATGAATGGTAGGAAGATTAAGCGGCTGTTCTTTGTATTTGCTGCAGCAATTATGGCAGCTGGTGTCGTCTATGTGGAAAGCGGAAATATTAGCGTCTTCTCCGAAAACAATCCTTCCGCAGTTTACAGCGTATCTACCGAGAAAAAATTAATCGCCCTGACATTCGATATCAGCTGGGGAGACAAGAGAGCCGAGCCCATTCTAAATGTGCTGAAGGAGAAAAACATCCAAAAAGCTACCTTTTTCCTTTCCTCCCCATGGAGCAAAAGTCATCCTGAAATTATAAAGACAATTCAGGCACAAGGCTATGAAATTGGAAGCCATGGTCATAAGCATACCAATTACAGTCAATTAAGCGAGGAGGAAATTGTAGAGCAGTTAAAAACGTCAAAGGCCATACTGGCTGAGACTACTGGTAAAGCCCCTGATCTTCTGCGCCTGCCCAATGGAGATTTCGACAAGCGTGTATTGCGGATCGCAGACAGTATGGGATTTAAGGTTATTCAATGGGATACCGACTCCCAGGATTGGATGAATAAAGGTGTGGATACCATCGTTAATCGAGTAGTATCTCGGGCTCATCCTGGAGATATTATACTGATGCATGCCAGCGATGCCTCCAAACAGACCCATGAAGCACTTCCTGAAATTATAGATCAGCTTCAGAGCCAAGGGTATGAATTCGTCTCAGTGACGGATTTACTAAACCAATCTGAGGTTAAGGGCAATGAAGTTAAAGATCAAGCTTGGATACAGCGCCAATATGAAACAGCTATAGGTTTATAGTCCTCCTCCCCGTTTTCTTCGGAAAACGGTTTTTTTATAACCATGATTTGTAAGAGCATAAGTTCCCTCTCCAAATCGCATAATACAGTCAGCGAGAGATGATTTTCTAAGGAGGAAGGAACCTTGAGCAGGAGAAAGGGTTACTGCCGTGCGATCTGTCTCATTTGTATCCTCATTATCCCCTTAACCGCATGTGGAGCGGAAGAAAGCTCTTCCTCCTCCTCACAAGGCGGATATAAAGAGACTAAATCCATGATATTAGATATCCTCAAAAGTGATGATGGTAAGAAAGCGATTATGGAGTCCATTACATCGGGTGGTCAAAGCGGGGGCTCCTCTGGAGGCAGCGGCTCAGATTCAGGATCTGGGGGATCTGGCGGCACTATGGGCATCAAAATGATTATGCCTTCCCAGACCTCTGACCAGCTTCGGTTAGCAGTCAAAGACACGATGATCTCTCCAGAGTACAAGAAAGAAATCGAAAACATTATGAAGGACCCTAAGTTTGCAGGAGATTTTGCCAAAGCAATCAATTCAGAGAGCAAGCAGCTTCACATGCAGCTGATTAAGGATCCAACTTATCAAAAGTCGGTTAGCGAAATTATGAAGTCGCCCGAAGTGAGTAAAATGTTTCTGGATTTAACCCAAACCCCAGACTTTCGCAAGCAAACTATGACTGTCATGCAAGAAACAATGCAGAGCCCCCTATTTCGTATGGAGGTTATGGAACTGTTAAAAACGGTCGTCCAAGAACAGCTTCAGCCAAAATCGCAAGGTGGTCAGCAAGGCGCCTCTAAAGGAGGCCAAGGCGGACAAGGCGGAGGCCAGGGCGGAGCTTTAGGTGGTGGCGGTGGTGGACAGGGTGGGGGAGCCTAAATCCACCATTCTCCATCAATC from Paenibacillus sp. CAA11 encodes:
- a CDS encoding stage II sporulation protein M, with product MSVHRFAKDLIKYRKSLLLSVFLFAAGVYWGTVNAEFLQQFIGAQVEKLGEISSQLKTESNQELSFFRFIFINNAVKGVLVLFTGALLGIIPALFMVINGMAIGYVLQTAAQGGEDITRLIVQGLLPHGIIEIPAIMIAGAFGLHFGYKVWRSIGEGLTGRRSDKESWGAFMGSAIRASFWIIVLLLIAAGIESTITLYLIR
- the pdaB gene encoding polysaccharide deacetylase family sporulation protein PdaB → MNNFFYVMNGRKIKRLFFVFAAAIMAAGVVYVESGNISVFSENNPSAVYSVSTEKKLIALTFDISWGDKRAEPILNVLKEKNIQKATFFLSSPWSKSHPEIIKTIQAQGYEIGSHGHKHTNYSQLSEEEIVEQLKTSKAILAETTGKAPDLLRLPNGDFDKRVLRIADSMGFKVIQWDTDSQDWMNKGVDTIVNRVVSRAHPGDIILMHASDASKQTHEALPEIIDQLQSQGYEFVSVTDLLNQSEVKGNEVKDQAWIQRQYETAIGL
- the gerD gene encoding spore germination lipoprotein GerD; translation: MSRRKGYCRAICLICILIIPLTACGAEESSSSSSQGGYKETKSMILDILKSDDGKKAIMESITSGGQSGGSSGGSGSDSGSGGSGGTMGIKMIMPSQTSDQLRLAVKDTMISPEYKKEIENIMKDPKFAGDFAKAINSESKQLHMQLIKDPTYQKSVSEIMKSPEVSKMFLDLTQTPDFRKQTMTVMQETMQSPLFRMEVMELLKTVVQEQLQPKSQGGQQGASKGGQGGQGGGQGGALGGGGGGQGGGA